A genomic stretch from Marinitoga sp. 1197 includes:
- a CDS encoding NAD(P)/FAD-dependent oxidoreductase produces the protein MKFGNFETKNHIFMAPVKTALATPKTGFITDEQIAYYERKAKGGVGTIILEPIAVLPSGKEHPKQTMLNTDEHITGLKKLTNALHKHETKLIVHLNHAGRAANPKASGEVLSSSSIKCPSTGQIPRELSEYEIKNIIDAFKENALRAQKAGVDGIEIQFGHGYIVHQFYSERLNKRDDEYGKNRFKFARELLSSITSELKIPLFIRISGSEFVENGITNDDLKTIFALAEEFNVSTIHVGWGNACDSAPWYYNHMSLPTDIMDKKLMEIRELTSLPLIAAGRMHKNERYKKLVKDKIVDGVVFGRQLIIDPDFPNKILSNSDDYLRCGSCLQGCLGNVKAGKPIGCIANPELHKEFIVNIENKKKIAIVGAGPAGLFAGLYLKKKGYDITIFEKNAYLGGQWVLAYKSPGKMSMKDTLDDLIKKAEKELTIKTNTEVTAETFKNSSFDAIIVATGANPFVPPIKGLENYITGFDFFEGKEINGERVLIIGGGLIGLEVAEALVKENKKVTVVEALDEVGRGMEIVASKLFKKNYAPKISIYTKTIVKEIKGKEVFVQTKEEEVSLGEFDDIVITAGTKPDNKLYEELSKELDNVYLIGDALKVGQIIDASTEGFELAMKI, from the coding sequence TTGAAATTTGGAAATTTTGAAACGAAAAATCATATATTTATGGCTCCAGTAAAAACAGCATTAGCCACACCAAAAACAGGATTTATTACAGACGAACAAATAGCATACTACGAAAGAAAAGCAAAAGGTGGAGTTGGCACAATTATCTTAGAACCAATAGCGGTTTTACCTTCAGGTAAAGAACACCCAAAACAAACTATGTTAAATACAGATGAACACATAACAGGATTGAAAAAATTAACTAACGCACTTCATAAACACGAAACAAAATTAATTGTACATCTTAATCACGCTGGAAGAGCTGCAAACCCAAAAGCATCAGGTGAAGTTTTATCATCATCATCAATCAAATGCCCTTCTACAGGTCAAATTCCAAGAGAATTATCAGAATATGAAATAAAAAATATAATCGATGCATTTAAAGAAAATGCATTAAGAGCTCAGAAAGCAGGTGTTGATGGAATCGAGATTCAATTTGGACACGGGTATATAGTTCATCAATTTTATTCTGAAAGACTGAATAAAAGGGATGATGAATATGGAAAAAATAGATTCAAATTTGCCAGAGAACTCCTATCTTCTATAACATCAGAGCTCAAAATCCCTTTGTTTATCAGAATTTCCGGAAGTGAGTTTGTGGAAAATGGAATAACAAATGATGATTTAAAAACAATATTTGCTCTAGCAGAAGAATTTAATGTTTCTACAATTCATGTTGGGTGGGGAAATGCATGTGATTCAGCTCCATGGTATTATAATCATATGTCATTACCAACAGATATAATGGATAAAAAGTTAATGGAAATAAGAGAATTAACTTCATTGCCATTAATAGCCGCAGGTAGAATGCATAAAAATGAAAGATACAAAAAATTAGTGAAAGATAAAATAGTAGATGGTGTAGTCTTTGGAAGACAATTAATTATTGATCCAGACTTTCCAAATAAAATATTATCAAATTCTGATGATTATTTAAGATGTGGTAGTTGCTTACAAGGATGTCTTGGAAATGTAAAAGCAGGAAAACCAATAGGTTGTATAGCAAATCCAGAATTACATAAAGAATTTATTGTTAACATTGAAAATAAGAAGAAAATAGCAATAGTCGGTGCAGGTCCAGCAGGATTATTTGCTGGCTTATACTTAAAGAAAAAAGGTTACGATATAACTATCTTTGAAAAAAATGCATATTTAGGTGGTCAATGGGTATTAGCATATAAATCGCCTGGAAAAATGTCCATGAAGGATACATTAGATGATTTAATAAAAAAAGCAGAAAAAGAATTAACTATAAAAACAAATACAGAGGTTACAGCAGAAACTTTTAAAAACAGTTCTTTTGATGCAATTATTGTGGCAACTGGTGCAAACCCATTTGTCCCTCCTATTAAAGGATTAGAAAATTACATTACAGGCTTCGATTTCTTTGAAGGAAAAGAAATAAATGGTGAGAGGGTATTAATAATTGGCGGAGGTTTAATAGGATTAGAAGTTGCTGAAGCATTGGTTAAAGAAAACAAGAAAGTTACTGTTGTTGAGGCGTTAGATGAAGTTGGAAGAGGAATGGAAATAGTGGCAAGCAAATTATTTAAGAAAAATTATGCTCCAAAAATATCTATTTATACAAAAACTATAGTAAAAGAAATTAAAGGGAAAGAAGTATTCGTTCAAACCAAAGAAGAAGAAGTTTCTTTAGGTGAATTTGATGATATTGTAATTACGGCAGGCACAAAACCAGATAATAAACTATATGAAGAATTATCAAAAGAATTAGATAATGTATATTTAATAGGAGACGCATTAAAAGTTGGACAAATAATAGACGCATCAACTGAAGGCTTTGAATTAGCAATGAAAATATAA
- a CDS encoding 4Fe-4S binding protein, producing the protein MPWIKENECVKCKICVNVCPVEGAITLKNDGYPYINNDICTRCGLCMEKCPKNAIRPNSENPAMRGMGRGRGMGRGMGRGLGRNRGF; encoded by the coding sequence ATGCCATGGATAAAAGAAAATGAATGTGTAAAATGTAAAATATGTGTAAATGTATGTCCTGTTGAAGGAGCAATAACTTTAAAAAATGATGGTTATCCATACATAAATAATGACATTTGCACAAGATGTGGATTGTGTATGGAAAAATGTCCTAAAAATGCTATAAGACCAAACTCTGAAAACCCGGCAATGCGTGGCATGGGTAGAGGCAGAGGAATGGGTCGCGGCATGGGTAGAGGATTAGGAAGAAATAGGGGATTTTAA
- a CDS encoding NifB/NifX family molybdenum-iron cluster-binding protein: MKIAFGTKDGIHINDEHFGHSEIYVVYDYDGNEFKKIEEIKNPYAETHMHAKAEEIKEFLGHCKVWVGNSMGKGSMIKLDKWGYKPLIVESKTVEDALEEVRYMLAGEVE; the protein is encoded by the coding sequence ATGAAAATAGCATTTGGAACAAAAGATGGAATACATATAAATGATGAACATTTCGGACATTCTGAAATATATGTTGTATATGATTATGACGGAAACGAATTTAAAAAAATAGAAGAAATAAAAAACCCATATGCGGAAACCCATATGCACGCAAAAGCAGAAGAGATAAAAGAATTTTTAGGTCATTGCAAAGTCTGGGTAGGGAATTCAATGGGAAAAGGTTCCATGATAAAGCTCGATAAATGGGGATACAAACCTTTAATAGTTGAATCAAAAACAGTTGAAGATGCATTAGAAGAAGTTAGATATATGTTAGCTGGAGAAGTAGAATAA
- a CDS encoding NifB/NifX family molybdenum-iron cluster-binding protein produces the protein MKLAIPSQGKTLDSLSNDRFARAELFVIYDLEKNEIVEIVENTANEAHGMGPKVSQMLAEKGVNILILESVGKNAFEVLKAAGIEVYLTKKDTLANIIENYKNGKLEKVESATH, from the coding sequence ATGAAATTGGCAATACCATCACAAGGAAAAACATTAGACTCATTAAGCAACGATAGGTTTGCAAGAGCCGAACTTTTTGTAATTTATGATTTAGAAAAAAACGAAATTGTTGAAATAGTAGAAAACACAGCAAATGAAGCACATGGCATGGGGCCAAAAGTATCGCAAATGTTAGCAGAAAAAGGTGTTAATATATTAATATTGGAAAGTGTTGGAAAAAATGCCTTCGAAGTTTTAAAAGCTGCAGGAATAGAAGTTTATTTAACAAAAAAAGATACATTAGCTAACATAATTGAAAATTACAAGAATGGAAAATTAGAAAAAGTAGAAAGTGCAACACATTAA
- a CDS encoding ATP-binding protein, whose protein sequence is MKQLAIVSGKGGTGKTTLSSSFGALLNNAVLADCDVDAANLNLMFNGELKEKYDYYGGKKAIIDQNKCDKCGICKNICRFEAITFENGIYDVDPYACEGCNACVIACPQNAIKLETALSGEYYYSSLNDEKDIVHANLNPGEETSGGLVAEVRKLAMNKAQEKNKDIVLIDGAPGIGCPATSSITATDYVVIVTEPTTSGLHDLKRIVETVRHFRRDFGVVINKYDLNSIVSKEIINYCISDGIEVLGEIPFDETVEKSNLEINPVVNYENSSAAKAIKDIFNKVMQKLK, encoded by the coding sequence ATGAAGCAATTAGCTATAGTCAGCGGAAAAGGTGGAACAGGTAAAACAACCTTAAGTTCTTCCTTTGGAGCTCTATTAAATAACGCAGTCCTTGCTGATTGTGATGTTGATGCTGCTAATTTGAATCTAATGTTCAATGGTGAATTAAAAGAAAAATATGATTATTATGGTGGAAAAAAAGCTATAATAGATCAAAATAAATGCGATAAATGTGGTATTTGTAAAAATATCTGCCGATTTGAAGCTATAACCTTTGAGAATGGTATATATGATGTAGATCCATATGCATGTGAAGGCTGTAATGCATGTGTTATAGCTTGTCCTCAAAATGCTATAAAACTAGAAACTGCATTATCTGGAGAATATTATTATTCATCACTTAATGATGAAAAAGATATTGTTCATGCTAATTTAAACCCTGGAGAAGAAACCTCTGGTGGATTAGTAGCAGAAGTTAGAAAATTAGCCATGAATAAAGCCCAGGAAAAAAATAAAGATATTGTATTAATCGATGGCGCTCCTGGTATTGGATGTCCTGCAACTTCATCTATAACAGCAACAGATTATGTTGTTATAGTAACCGAACCAACAACGTCGGGATTACATGATTTAAAAAGGATTGTAGAAACAGTAAGACATTTTAGAAGAGATTTTGGTGTTGTAATTAATAAATATGATTTAAATTCTATTGTAAGTAAAGAAATAATAAATTACTGTATAAGCGATGGAATTGAAGTACTCGGTGAAATTCCTTTTGACGAAACAGTAGAAAAATCAAACTTAGAAATAAATCCTGTTGTTAATTATGAAAATAGTTCAGCTGCAAAAGCAATTAAAGATATATTCAATAAGGTAATGCAAAAATTAAAATAA